The Xenopus laevis strain J_2021 chromosome 5L, Xenopus_laevis_v10.1, whole genome shotgun sequence genome has a segment encoding these proteins:
- the LOC108717152 gene encoding alpha-1,4-N-acetylglucosaminyltransferase has protein sequence MTPMKTAIFLLCILAVGFLYRVNIKENAFNLKTLFFPAKISPEDFLYAGNGIMFVETTDRMDPPHLVLCSIESAARVYPDRPVAFFMKGLTDINSKEDEVKAQMSYPTLLPYDNIYFIPLRMNELFNNTPLMPWYQKVNPKAEIYWKHVISDACRLALIHKYGGLYLDTDIITFRPVPEKNFLASEESQMTGSAVLAFTPHHTIVWQFMEDFVNSYDGTIWGQQGPLLYNRILNKLYCKVPPFKGQEDIMCGTILFLNTERFFPVPGMQWKKFFEVCEKLPTFNNSYALHLFNYANTNDRKVMVPGSNTMVELLYKKHCPITYQAVLEKRPTYLKVD, from the exons ATGACCCCAATGAAAACTGCAATATTCTTGCTATGTATTCTGGCTGTTGGCTTCCTCTATAGGGTCAATATTAAAGAGAACGCTTTCAACCTCAAAACTTTATTCTTTCCTGCAAAGATTTCCCCAGAGGACTTTTTATATGCAGGGAATGGCATCATGTTTGTAGAGACCACAGACCGGATGGATCCACCTCATCTAGTGTTGTGTTCCATTGAGTCAGCAGCCCGTGTGTACCCTGATAGACCGGTGGCTTTCTTCATGAAAGGTTTAACAGACATAAACTCAAAAGAAGATGAGGTCAAAGCACAAATGAGTTACCCAACACTTTTACCTTATGATAATatctatttcatccctctcagaATGAATGAATTGTTTAACAATACTCCACTTATGCCCTGGTATCAAAAG GTTAATCCCAAGGCTGAAATCTACTGGAAACATGTCATATCAGATGCATGCAGGTTGGCTCTGATTCATAAATATGGCGGCCTTTATTTGGACACTGATATTATAACATTTCGCCCTgttccagaaaaaaactttttagcttCTGAGGAATCTCAGATGACTGGCAGTGCTGTACTTGCATTTACTCCTCATCACACAATTGTCTGGCAGTTCATGGAAGACTTTGTCAACAGTTATGATGGGACTATCTGGGGACAACAAGGACCATTACTCTACAATCGAATTCTCAACAAATTATATTGTAAAGTACCTCCATTCAAAGGCCAAGAAGATATCATGTGTGGAACaatcttatttttaaatactgaacgTTTTTTTCCAGTCCCAGGTATGCAGTGGAAAAAGTTCTTTGAAGTATGTGAAAAGCTTCCAACTTTCAATAACTCTTATGCTTTGCATCTATTTAATTATGCAAATACAAATGATCGTAAAGTGATGGTCCCTGGAAGCAACACAATGGTGGAGCTTCTTTACAAAAAGCACTGCCCTATTACTTATCAAGCTGTTCTAGAGAAAAGACCTACCTACCTTAAAGTAGATTGA